From Natator depressus isolate rNatDep1 chromosome 7, rNatDep2.hap1, whole genome shotgun sequence, the proteins below share one genomic window:
- the LOC141991740 gene encoding proton channel OTOP2-like, whose translation MIPGAMSNVLQRCPPLGSPHPPEGQGQGAPDSPADPEGAGWQDLANARAGSLLSLLYLVLLTFLGSAILLAEIHQRSPQSHNVHGFLATLMLTSCAWMLWFGWHSSQNKRRKLHQDHHAGASWLKGGLSLFALATLVLDCLSLGYYYELQHCTSVLITAFPVVQAVFTIVQVSLLSFHAKVCIQEQQHLNRFGLMHTLATNVLMWMSVVLDESMKQLQEIYDAHETESPWPGHGNSPTNSCSCATSLCNIFSEGAAYLHPFNIEFSLFSSTMLYVVWKNTGQAACRRQPHPCPRGRFHLSGAFVGLVLGALAISATFGVMISFGVLAKAPETVPEALRTYYIFNSVLLSAMFLASLVGIAAYRLQRDPASTDCSKSVVRSLDVTLLLGSSCGPLMVSVFSLVAIFFLHINGSLHLLDLCFSLCKTIQVLGQNLFITEALYSRPAHRPDAPDSPPGNEWVFSISGGHAEEPVQQDVAARHESNCAICPASRRTPARMVAQLEEQVPGCWLACSSSNDSLAKIPSRGQRSWPRGEPERVSIRRKILQNISILLIFYNISVWILYAYGTRPHLVSQIEQAFYGFTLWVIIVKISLPLGIFYRMHSVASLFEVYCKTC comes from the exons ATGATCCCTGGGGCGATGAGCAACGTGCTGCAGCGGTGCCCCCCTTtgggctcccctcacccccctgaggggcagggccagggagcccCAGACTCCCCCGCTGACCCAGAGGGCGCAGGCTGGCAGGACTTGGCCAATGCCCGGGCGGGCTCGCTGCTGTCCCTGCTCTACCTCGTGCTGCTGACCTTCCTGGGCAGCGCCATCCTGCTGGCCGAGATTCACCAGCGCAGCCCCCAGAGCCACAACGTCCACGGCTTCCTGGCCACGCTCATGCTCACGTCCTGCGCGTGGATGCTGTGGTTCGGCTGGCACTCCTCCCAGAACAAGCGCCGGAAGCTGCACCAGGACCACCACGCCGGGGCCAGCTGGCTGAAAG GCGGGCTCTCGCTCTTTGCCCTGGCCACGCTGGTGCTGGACTGCCTGTCCTTGGGGTATTACTACGAGCTGCAGCACTGCACCTCCGTCCTCATCACCGCCTTCCCTGTCGTGCAAGCCGTGTTCACCATCGTCCAG GTGTCCCTGCTGTCCTTCCACGCCAAGGTCTGCATCCAGGAACAGCAGCATCTCAACAG GTTTGGCCTGATGCACACGCTGGCCACCAATGTGCTCATGTGGATGAGCGTGGTGCTGGACGAGTCCATGAAGCAGCTGCAGGAGATCTACGACGCCCACGAGACGGAGAGCCCCTGGCCCGGGCATG GGAATTCGCCCACCAACAGCTGCTCGTGTGCCACCAGCCTGTGCAATATTTTTTCCGAGGGCGCCGCCTACCTGCACCCCTTCAACATCGAGTTCAGCCTCTTCTCTTCCACCATGCTCTACGTGGTGTGGAAGAACACGGGGCAGGCGGCCTGTCGCCGGCAGCCCCACCCATGCCCCCGGGGCCGCTTCCACCTCAGCGGGGCCTTCGTGGGGCTGGTGCTGGGCGCGCTGGCCATCTCGGCCACCTTCGGGGTGATGATCTCCTTCGGAGTGCTGGCCAAGGCCCCTGAGACGGTCCCTGAGGCCCTGCGGACCTACTACATCTTCAACTCAGTGCTGCTCTCTGCCATGTTCCTGGCCTCACTGGTCGGCATCGCTGCCTACCGGCTCCAGAGAGACCCGGCCTCCACCGACTGCTCCAAGAGTGTGGTGCGGAGCCTGGACGTCACCCTCTTGCTGGGCAGCTCCTGCGGGCCCCTGATGGTCTCCGTCTTCTCCCTGGTGGCCATCTTCTTCCTGCACATCAACGGGAGCCTCCACCTCCTAGacctctgcttctccctctgcAAGACCATCCAAGTGCTGGGCCAGAACCTCTTCATCACCGAAGCCCTTTACTCCAGGCCCGCCCACCGGCCAGATGCCCCCGACAGCCCCCCAGGCAACGAATGGGTCTTCTCCATCTCCGGAGGCCACGCCGAAGAGCCGGTCCAGCAGGACGTGGCTGCCCGCCATGAGAGTAACTGTGCCATCTGCCCGGCCAGCCGCCGCACACCAGCCAGGATggtggcccagctggaggagcaggTGCCGGGGTGCTGGCTGGCCTGCAGCAGCAGTAATGACTCCCTTGCCAAAATCCCCTCCAGGGGCCAGCGGTCTTGGCCCAGAGGGGAGCCGGAACGCGTCAGCATccggaggaagatcctgcagaaCATCTCCATCCTCCTCATCTTCTACAATATCTCG GTGTGGATCCTCTATGCCTACGGGACGCGGCCGCACCTGGTGAGCCAGATCGAGCAGGCCTTCTATGGCTTCACCCTCTGGGTCATCATCGTCAAGATCTCCCTGCCACTGGGCATCTTCTACCGCATGCATTCGGTGGCCAGCCTCTTCGAGGTGTACTGCAAAACCTGCTGA
- the SFXN3 gene encoding sideroflexin-3 isoform X1, with the protein MHYKRMSEELPLHINIREPRWDQSTFQGRAKHFFMVTDPRNLLLSGKMLEDARRVVENYRSGTVSPGLTEDQLWRAKYIYDSAFHPDTGEKMFLIGRMSAQVPMNMTITGCMLTFYRTTPAVLFWQWVNQSFNAIVNYTNRSGDAPITVGQLGTAYVSATTGAVVTALGLKSLTKHLPSIIGRYVPFAAVAAANCINIPLMRQRELKFGIPITDEDGNRLGESRAAAQQAIAQVVVSRIGMAAPAMAIPPVIMNALEKRAFLKRYPWLNAPLQVGLVGFCLVFATPLCCALFPQKSSMRVSRLEPEVQALIREKNPHMEIVYFNKGL; encoded by the exons atgcactataag AGGATGTCGGAGGAACTGCCCTTGCACATCAACATCCGGGAGCCGCGATGGGACCAGAGCACTTTCCAGGGGCGAGCCAAGCACTTCTTCATGGTGACCGACCCCCGCAACCTCCTGCTGTCTGGGAAGATGCTGGAAGACGCCCGGAGGGTGGTTGAGAATTACAG GTCGGGGACGGTGTCACCGGGCCTGACGGAGGACCAGCTCTGGCGGGCGAAATACATCTACGACTCGGCCTTCCACCCCGACACCGGGGAGAAGATGTTCCTGATCGGGCGCATGTCGGCCCAGGTGCCCATGAACATGACCATCACCGGCTGCATGCTCACCTTCTACAG GACGACCCCCGCGGTGTTATTCTGGCAGTGGGTGAACCAGTCGTTCAACGCGATCGTGAACTACACTAACCGGAGCGGAGACGCCCCCATCACGGTCGG CCAGCTGGGGACGGCCTACGTCAGCGCCACCACCGGGGCAGTCGTGACAGCGCTGGGACTCAAGTCTCTCACCAAG CATTTACCGTCAATTATTGGCCGCTACGTGCCTTTTGCTGCCGTGGCAGCTGCTAACTGCATCAACATTCCTTTAATGCGGCAGAG GGAGCTGAAGTTTGGGATCCCCATCACAGATGAGGACGGGAACCGGCTGGGGGAGTCGAGGGCAGCGGCCCAGCAAGCCATTGCTCAGGTGGTGGTGTCCCGGATCGGCatggccgcccctgccatgg CCATCCCTCCCGTGATCATGAATGCCCTGGAGAAGAGAGCCTTCCTGAAG CGATACCCCTGGCTGAACGCTCCCTTGCAGGTCGGACTGGTGGGGTTCTG CTTGGTGTTCGCGACCCCGCTGTGCTGTGCCCTCTTCCCACAGAAAAG CTCGATGCGAGTGAGTCGCCTGGAGCCTGAAGTCCAAGCTCTGATCCGGGAGAAGAACCCCCACATGGAGATTGTGTATTTCAACAAAGGGCTTTAA
- the SFXN3 gene encoding sideroflexin-3 isoform X2 has product MSEELPLHINIREPRWDQSTFQGRAKHFFMVTDPRNLLLSGKMLEDARRVVENYRSGTVSPGLTEDQLWRAKYIYDSAFHPDTGEKMFLIGRMSAQVPMNMTITGCMLTFYRTTPAVLFWQWVNQSFNAIVNYTNRSGDAPITVGQLGTAYVSATTGAVVTALGLKSLTKHLPSIIGRYVPFAAVAAANCINIPLMRQRELKFGIPITDEDGNRLGESRAAAQQAIAQVVVSRIGMAAPAMAIPPVIMNALEKRAFLKRYPWLNAPLQVGLVGFCLVFATPLCCALFPQKSSMRVSRLEPEVQALIREKNPHMEIVYFNKGL; this is encoded by the exons ATGTCGGAGGAACTGCCCTTGCACATCAACATCCGGGAGCCGCGATGGGACCAGAGCACTTTCCAGGGGCGAGCCAAGCACTTCTTCATGGTGACCGACCCCCGCAACCTCCTGCTGTCTGGGAAGATGCTGGAAGACGCCCGGAGGGTGGTTGAGAATTACAG GTCGGGGACGGTGTCACCGGGCCTGACGGAGGACCAGCTCTGGCGGGCGAAATACATCTACGACTCGGCCTTCCACCCCGACACCGGGGAGAAGATGTTCCTGATCGGGCGCATGTCGGCCCAGGTGCCCATGAACATGACCATCACCGGCTGCATGCTCACCTTCTACAG GACGACCCCCGCGGTGTTATTCTGGCAGTGGGTGAACCAGTCGTTCAACGCGATCGTGAACTACACTAACCGGAGCGGAGACGCCCCCATCACGGTCGG CCAGCTGGGGACGGCCTACGTCAGCGCCACCACCGGGGCAGTCGTGACAGCGCTGGGACTCAAGTCTCTCACCAAG CATTTACCGTCAATTATTGGCCGCTACGTGCCTTTTGCTGCCGTGGCAGCTGCTAACTGCATCAACATTCCTTTAATGCGGCAGAG GGAGCTGAAGTTTGGGATCCCCATCACAGATGAGGACGGGAACCGGCTGGGGGAGTCGAGGGCAGCGGCCCAGCAAGCCATTGCTCAGGTGGTGGTGTCCCGGATCGGCatggccgcccctgccatgg CCATCCCTCCCGTGATCATGAATGCCCTGGAGAAGAGAGCCTTCCTGAAG CGATACCCCTGGCTGAACGCTCCCTTGCAGGTCGGACTGGTGGGGTTCTG CTTGGTGTTCGCGACCCCGCTGTGCTGTGCCCTCTTCCCACAGAAAAG CTCGATGCGAGTGAGTCGCCTGGAGCCTGAAGTCCAAGCTCTGATCCGGGAGAAGAACCCCCACATGGAGATTGTGTATTTCAACAAAGGGCTTTAA